The DNA window CTGATGGAAGGCATTAGCCATGAGGCGATCGCGCTTGCCGGCCACCTGAAGCTGAACAAGCTCATCCTCTTCTGGGATAACAACTCGATCACCATCGACGGCGCCGTCTCGCTGTCGGATTCGACCGATCAGATTGCCCGCTTCAAGGCCGTTCGCTGGAACACGATCGAGATCGATGGCCACGATCAGGTCGCCATCGCCGATGCGATCGAAGCCGCCCACAAGTCCGATCGCCCGACCTTCATCGCCTGCAAGACCGTCATCGGCTTCGGCGCCCCAAACAAGGCCGGCAGCCACAAGGTTCACGGCAGCCCGCTCGGCGCCGATGAAATCGCCGCGACCCGCAAGGCGCTGAACTGGGATTACGAGCCATTCGTCATTCCTTCCGACGTTCTCGATGCATGGCGCCTAGCCGGCACCCGCTCCGACAATATCGTCAACGCATGGGAAGAAACCCTTGCCAAGTCGCCTATCAAGGCGGAGTTCTCCCGCCGCATGGCAGGCGAACTGCCGGAAGGCTTCGACGCCGCGATCGGCGCATATAAGAAGAAGCTCGCCGAGACCAAGCCGACGGTCGCAACCCGCAAGGCATCCGAGGATGCGCTCGAGATTATCAACGGTTTTGTACCGGAAACCCTCGGCGGCTCCGCCGACCTGACGCCGTCGAACAACACCAAGACCAGCCAGATGCACTCGATCACGCCGACGGATTTCGCCGGCCGTTACATGCATTGGGGTATCCGCGAGCACGGCATGGCTTCGGCCATGAACGGCATCGCGCTGCATGGCGGCCTTATCCCCTATAGCGGCGGGTTCCTGATCTTCTCGGATTATTGCCGTCCGCCGATCCGCCTTGCTGCGCTGATGGGAATTCGCGTCATCCATGTTCTGACGCATGACTCGATCGGCGTCGGCGAAGACGGCCCGACGCATCAGCCCGTCGAGCAGCTCGCCGGCCTGCGCGCCATCCCCAACCTGCTGGTCTTCCGTCCGGCAGATGCCACGGAAACAGCGGAATGCTGGCAGATCGCCATCAAGACGCACAACCGTCCTTCTGGTCTTGCCCTGACGCGCCAGAACCTAACGGCGGTCCGCACCGAATACAGCGAAATGAACCTTTGCGAGCAGGGCGCTTACACGCTCGCCGGCAATGCCGATGCCAAGGTGACGATCTTCGCCTCCGGCTCCGAGGTGGAGATCGCCGTCGCGGCTCGCGCAGCCCTCGAAGCCAAGGGTGTGGCGGTGCGCGTCGTATCGGTTCCCTGCACGGAGCTGTTCTTCGAACAAC is part of the Rhizobium bangladeshense genome and encodes:
- the tkt gene encoding transketolase, with the translated sequence MTSPEQHDRMANAIRFLAMDAVEKANSGHPGMPMGMADVATVLFTKYLKFDPKKPHWPNRDRFVLSAGHGSMLLYSLLYLTGYPDMTVEDLKQFRQIGSKTAGHPEYGHATGIETTTGPLGQGIANAVGMAIAERKLREEFGADLQDHYTYVINGDGCLMEGISHEAIALAGHLKLNKLILFWDNNSITIDGAVSLSDSTDQIARFKAVRWNTIEIDGHDQVAIADAIEAAHKSDRPTFIACKTVIGFGAPNKAGSHKVHGSPLGADEIAATRKALNWDYEPFVIPSDVLDAWRLAGTRSDNIVNAWEETLAKSPIKAEFSRRMAGELPEGFDAAIGAYKKKLAETKPTVATRKASEDALEIINGFVPETLGGSADLTPSNNTKTSQMHSITPTDFAGRYMHWGIREHGMASAMNGIALHGGLIPYSGGFLIFSDYCRPPIRLAALMGIRVIHVLTHDSIGVGEDGPTHQPVEQLAGLRAIPNLLVFRPADATETAECWQIAIKTHNRPSGLALTRQNLTAVRTEYSEMNLCEQGAYTLAGNADAKVTIFASGSEVEIAVAARAALEAKGVAVRVVSVPCTELFFEQPEAYRKQVLGNSPVKIAVEAAVREGWDAFIGPEGTFIGMKGFGASGPVKDVYKHFGITADAVVAAAEAKL